The following are from one region of the Periophthalmus magnuspinnatus isolate fPerMag1 chromosome 5, fPerMag1.2.pri, whole genome shotgun sequence genome:
- the LOC117370895 gene encoding dynein axonemal intermediate chain 1-like has protein sequence MSVPNVAIGASSRKDGLEAADFGDDFTHSTAVKPTDQLELSEAELKEEFTRTLTANNPHAPDNIVRYSYKERTFKHITMSQLAVHFVLEPSLLHQDSEEAQRLRAKETLIASVEVEHEAEKPETPATPVEEGEEPADEDRPDSAASKLDKKEPHKKLTNQFNFSEKATQTLNNSTQREIYDAYVKELDKQERNKDKQESKREETEKRLTADTQGDYLNKLSKAAKIMERMVYHNVFDSILHDFKYFEDPADEGRQEGTLLPLWNFQFDKAKELSVTALCWNKKYPDLFAVGMGSYKFNNQSGGLLLFYSLKNPSYPEYIYFTWSGVLCVDVHEQRTHLAAAGFYDGSVAVFNLHVKGQAPLYKSTFRSGKHTDPVWQVQWQNDDMDDNHNFFSVSSDGRVVCWTLVKHELVHSDIIYLTVSLSEKETINGASDPALIVFSACLTSFDVHKQIDDLFLVGSETGKIYKCSKSCSCQYLDVYDAHVMAVDSVKWNEFHPKVFMSCSSDWTVKIWDHTVSAPMFTFDLRSAVGDVSWAPYSSTVFAAVTTDGIIHVFDLNVNKYQALCQQQVTIKKHLTHVTFNPLHPILIVGDNRGHVSSFKLSPNLRKQPKTKKHQEQSKGPEVEVAKMERLLSPLRDSELNSVH, from the exons ATGTCTGTGCCGAACGTCGCCATCGGGGCTTCATCTCGAAAG GACGGTTTGGAGGCCGCAGACTTTGGGGATGATTTCACCCACAGCACTGCAGTGAAGCCTACTGACCAGCTAGAGCTCTCTGAGGCt GAGCTGAAGGAGGAGTTCACCAGGACTCTCACAGCCAACAACCCTCATGCCCCAGACAACATCGTACGTTACAGCTACAAG GAGCGCACGTTCAAACATATCACAATGAGCCAGCTCGCAGTTCATTTTGTTCTGGAGCCGAGTCTGCTGCACCAGGACTCAGAGGAGGCGCAGAGGCTCAGAGCCAAGGAGACGCTCATCG cATCTGTGGAGGTGGAACATGAGGCAGAGAAACCAGAGACTCCG GCCACTCCGgtggaggaaggggaggagccTGCAGACGAGGACAGACCAGACAGCGCCGCCTCAAAACTAGACAAAAAAGAACCTCACAAGAAGCTCACAAACCAGTTTAACTTCAGCGAGAAAGCCACACAGACACTCAACAACTCTACACAG CGGGAGATTTATGATGCATATGTAAAGGAGCTGGacaaacaagagagaaacaAGGACAAAcaggagagcaaaagagaggagACCGAGAAGAGACTGACAGCAGACACACAG GGTGATTATCTGAACAAACTTTCCAAAGCTGCAAAGATCATGGAGCGGATGGTGTACCATAACGTATTTGACTCAATTCTACATG ATTttaaatactttgaggatcctGCGGACGAGGGGCGACAGGAGGGAACGCTGCTTCCTCTATGGAACTTTCAGTTCGACAAGGCCAAGGAGCTGTCCgtcactgccctctgctg GAATAAGAAGTACCCCGATCTTTTCGCCGTTGGAATGGGCTCAT ACAAGTTTAACAATCAGTCTGGTGGGCTGCTCTTGTTCTACTCTCTGAAAAACCCATCGTACCCGGAGTATATCTACTTCACATGGTCTGGTGTCCTGTGTGTGGACGTGCATGAGCAGCGCACCCACCTGGCAGCAGCGGGCTTCTACGATGGCTCTGTGGCCGTATTTAACCTTCACGTGAAAGGCCAGGCCCCCCTGTACAAGAGCACGTTCAGGAGCGGCAAGCACACCGACCCCGTGTGGCAG GTTCAGTGGCAGAACGACGACATGGACGACAACCACAACTTCTTTTCTGTGTCGTCTGATGGCCGTGTGGTCTGCTGGACTCTGGTCAAG CATGAGCTGGTGCACAGTGACATCATCTACCTGACCGTCAGCCTGTCCGAGAAGGAGACCATCAACGGTG catctgacccagCTCTGATTGTGTTTTCAGCCTGTCTCACCTCTTTTGACGTCCACAAACAAATCGACGACCTCTTCCTTGTGGGCAGCGAAACAGGAAAGATCTACAAG TGTTCTAAGAGTTGCTCATGTCAGTACTTGGACGTATATGACGCTCATGTGATGGCTGTAGATTCAGTGAAGTGGAACGAGTTTCATCCCAAAGTTTTCATGTCCTGCAGCTCAGACTGGACTGTGAAGATCTGGGACCACACTGTCAG TGCTCCCATGTTCACCTTTGACCTTCGCTCTGCTGTGGGAGACGTATCCTGGGCCCCGTACTCCTCCACTGTGTTTGCAGCTGTCACTACAGATGGGATA ATCCACGTCTTTGACCTGAATGTGAACAAATACCAGGCTCTGTGTCAACAACAAGTCACCATCAAGAAGCACCTGACACacgtgacctttaaccccctGCACCCCATCCTCATCGTGGGGGATAACAGAGGACATGTGAGCAGCTTTAAACTGTCTCCTAACCTCAGGAAACAGCCAAAG ACGAAGAAGCACCAGGAGCAGTCTAAAGGTCCAGAGGTCGAAGTTGCCAAGATGGAGAGGCTGCTGTCTCCGCTCAGGGACTCAGAACTTAACTCTGTGCACTAA